A single window of Nocardia sp. NBC_01327 DNA harbors:
- a CDS encoding winged helix-turn-helix transcriptional regulator has translation MGAKRYGPYFCGIDAAMDVVGGKWKSLILWELHEHGTRRFGELRRALPGVSEKMLNQQLRELTEDGIVHRELHPEIPPRVDYSLTEEGAALNTALAPLGAWGTRRINRINAPRVHATT, from the coding sequence ATGGGCGCAAAGAGATACGGGCCATACTTCTGCGGCATCGACGCCGCCATGGATGTTGTCGGCGGCAAATGGAAATCCCTCATCCTCTGGGAACTGCACGAACACGGCACCCGCCGCTTCGGCGAACTGCGCCGCGCCCTCCCCGGAGTCTCCGAGAAAATGCTCAACCAGCAACTACGCGAACTGACCGAAGACGGCATCGTCCACCGCGAACTCCACCCCGAAATCCCACCCCGCGTGGACTACTCGCTCACTGAAGAAGGCGCCGCTCTCAACACCGCGCTCGCCCCACTCGGCGCCTGGGGCACCCGCCGCATCAACCGCATCAACGCACCCCGAGTCCACGCAACCACCTAG